From the Chitinolyticbacter meiyuanensis genome, one window contains:
- the ilvA gene encoding threonine ammonia-lyase, biosynthetic: MPAPTPDYLERILAARVYDVAVETPLELAPNLSRRIGNKVYLKREDMQPVFSFKIRGAYNKMVKLSAAELQRGVVTASAGNHAQGVALSAQHLGCRATIVMPATTPHIKVDAVARRGAEVVLIGDSYSDCYLHAIKIAEETGATFVHPYDDAEVIAGQGTVAMEILRQHPDPLDAIFIPVGGGGLIAGVAAYIKRLRPDVKIIGVEPTDANAMYLSLKLGERVQLPQVGIFADGVAVKQVGEETFRLCQNLVDEVILVDTDAMCAAIKDVFEDTRSILEPSGALAIAGAKLWTQRTGQQGQTYVAIASGANMNFDRLRYVAEQAEMGEEREAIIAVTIPEKPGAYRDFCSLLGARSVTEFNYRYADDNVAHIFVGLAIQSRGEVADLIARLADHGLPAIDLTDNDVAKMHIRHLVGGRTAHAKDERLLRFEFPERPGALMNFLNQMGGNWNISLFHYRNHGADYGRVLVGIQVPANDDEAFAAFLEKLGYPHWDESGNLAYRLFLA; encoded by the coding sequence ATGCCCGCGCCGACTCCCGATTACCTTGAACGCATCCTCGCCGCCCGCGTCTACGACGTGGCGGTGGAAACCCCGCTGGAACTCGCGCCCAACCTGTCGCGCCGCATCGGCAACAAGGTGTACCTGAAGCGCGAGGACATGCAGCCGGTGTTCAGCTTCAAGATCCGCGGCGCGTACAACAAGATGGTGAAGCTCAGCGCCGCCGAGCTGCAGCGCGGCGTGGTCACTGCCTCGGCCGGCAACCATGCGCAGGGCGTGGCGCTGTCGGCACAACACCTGGGCTGTCGCGCCACCATCGTGATGCCAGCGACCACGCCGCACATCAAGGTCGACGCCGTGGCCCGCCGCGGCGCCGAGGTGGTACTGATCGGCGATTCTTATTCCGATTGCTACCTGCACGCGATCAAGATCGCCGAGGAAACCGGCGCCACCTTCGTCCACCCATATGACGACGCCGAAGTGATCGCCGGCCAGGGCACGGTGGCAATGGAGATTCTGCGCCAGCACCCGGACCCGCTCGACGCGATCTTCATTCCGGTGGGCGGCGGTGGCCTGATCGCCGGCGTGGCGGCCTATATCAAGCGGCTGCGCCCGGACGTGAAGATCATCGGCGTGGAACCAACCGACGCCAACGCGATGTACCTGTCACTCAAGCTCGGCGAGCGCGTACAGCTGCCGCAGGTGGGCATCTTCGCCGATGGGGTGGCGGTGAAGCAGGTCGGTGAGGAAACCTTCCGCCTGTGCCAAAACCTGGTCGACGAGGTGATCCTGGTCGATACCGATGCGATGTGCGCGGCGATCAAGGATGTGTTCGAGGACACCCGCTCCATTCTGGAGCCGTCCGGCGCGCTGGCCATCGCCGGCGCCAAGCTGTGGACGCAACGCACCGGCCAGCAGGGTCAGACCTATGTCGCCATCGCCTCGGGCGCCAACATGAACTTCGACCGGCTGCGCTATGTGGCCGAGCAGGCCGAGATGGGCGAGGAGCGCGAAGCCATCATCGCCGTCACCATCCCGGAAAAGCCGGGTGCCTACCGCGATTTCTGTAGTCTGCTAGGCGCACGCAGCGTCACCGAGTTCAATTACCGCTATGCCGACGACAATGTGGCGCACATCTTCGTCGGCCTCGCCATCCAGAGCCGCGGCGAAGTGGCCGACCTGATCGCGCGACTGGCCGACCATGGCCTGCCCGCGATCGACCTCACCGACAACGACGTGGCCAAGATGCACATCCGCCACCTGGTCGGCGGCCGTACGGCGCATGCCAAGGATGAGCGCCTGCTGCGCTTCGAATTCCCGGAGCGCCCGGGCGCGCTAATGAACTTCCTCAACCAGATGGGTGGCAACTGGAACATCAGCCTGTTCCACTACCGCAACCACGGCGCGGACTACGGCCGTGTGCTGGTCGGCATCCAGGTGCCCGCCAACGACGATGAAGCGTTCGCCGCCTTCCTGGAAAAGCTCGGCTACCCGCACTGGGACGAGAGCGGGAATCTGGCATACCGACTGTTCCTGGCCTGA
- a CDS encoding PEP-CTERM sorting domain-containing protein (PEP-CTERM proteins occur, often in large numbers, in the proteomes of bacteria that also encode an exosortase, a predicted intramembrane cysteine proteinase. The presence of a PEP-CTERM domain at a protein's C-terminus predicts cleavage within the sorting domain, followed by covalent anchoring to some some component of the (usually Gram-negative) cell surface. Many PEP-CTERM proteins exhibit an unusual sequence composition that includes large numbers of potential glycosylation sites. Expression of one such protein has been shown restore the ability of a bacterium to form floc, a type of biofilm.) has translation MLRKKYLALLGIYSALLVLSPSANAAFSDYSRWLKLNGVYDPNTGTRIPIDGATVAGKSYDVFYGGTRYTRYDLTFDMQHVSHSSSAIYSAEAAASGTLMGAHLLSFRHGKLETEDHSANRYDGEMVYLAALAGAYAYVSINQAYFSSPRDYSFNYGEHPDPWLPQFKGGYSEIKTTINPYEHQFQFDGSFAKKTNFFANAYLTRDLIYEPYFGTTGSIFFDPRISISFIAPPVPEPASYALLGFGGLAGWLRLRRRKALSRAVGSQTPAIRRLRVWDF, from the coding sequence ATGCTGCGCAAGAAATATCTGGCATTGCTGGGCATTTATTCCGCACTACTCGTATTGAGTCCTAGCGCCAATGCTGCATTTTCTGACTATTCAAGATGGCTAAAATTAAACGGTGTGTACGATCCAAACACCGGAACTCGCATACCTATTGATGGCGCTACTGTAGCAGGAAAAAGTTATGACGTTTTCTATGGCGGCACTCGCTATACCAGATATGATCTGACGTTTGACATGCAACATGTTTCGCACTCTAGCAGTGCAATTTATTCAGCCGAAGCAGCGGCAAGTGGCACCCTAATGGGCGCTCATTTGTTGTCGTTCCGCCATGGAAAACTTGAAACTGAAGACCACAGCGCCAACCGTTACGACGGCGAAATGGTTTATCTTGCAGCCCTCGCAGGCGCATATGCCTATGTGTCGATTAACCAAGCCTATTTTTCATCCCCAAGGGATTACAGCTTCAACTACGGTGAGCATCCTGACCCATGGCTCCCCCAATTCAAGGGCGGATATTCGGAAATAAAGACCACGATCAACCCCTATGAACACCAGTTTCAGTTCGATGGTAGCTTTGCCAAGAAAACAAATTTTTTTGCCAATGCTTATTTAACAAGGGACCTAATATATGAGCCCTACTTCGGCACCACCGGCTCTATATTTTTTGATCCCCGCATTTCCATATCCTTTATTGCCCCTCCCGTACCGGAACCCGCCAGCTATGCACTGCTCGGTTTCGGTGGGCTGGCTGGCTGGCTGCGTTTGCGACGACGCAAGGCCTTGAGCCGTGCGGTTGGGAGCCAAACCCCGGCGATTCGAAGGCTTCGTGTATGGGACTTTTGA
- a CDS encoding Hsp20 family protein, with protein sequence MATFDFAPLYRSAIGFDRFAQLVDDALRSDAQVSYPPYNIELVAEDQYRITMAVAGFSRDELELETERDVLKVTGRRQRSETKSTYLHRGIAARDFEHRFSLADHVKVVGASLDNGLLHIDLVREVPEALKPRRIAIGGADVHLIDQKAA encoded by the coding sequence ATGGCAACTTTTGACTTTGCTCCGCTGTACCGTTCCGCCATCGGCTTTGACCGCTTTGCCCAATTGGTCGACGACGCGCTACGCAGCGATGCGCAAGTGAGCTACCCGCCGTACAACATCGAGCTGGTCGCCGAAGACCAGTACCGCATCACCATGGCCGTTGCCGGCTTCTCGCGCGACGAGCTGGAACTGGAAACCGAGCGCGATGTGCTCAAGGTCACCGGTCGCCGCCAGCGCAGCGAAACCAAGTCCACCTACCTGCACCGCGGTATCGCCGCGCGCGATTTCGAGCACCGCTTCAGCCTCGCCGACCACGTCAAGGTCGTTGGCGCCAGCCTCGACAACGGCCTGCTGCACATCGACCTGGTGCGCGAAGTGCCCGAGGCGTTGAAGCCGCGCCGCATCGCCATCGGCGGCGCCGATGTGCATCTGATCGATCAGAAAGCCGCCTGA
- a CDS encoding DUF4124 domain-containing protein gives MLQRTLLAFAMVALAATASAAVYKWVDENGVTQYSSEPPPNKKAKELKVQGGNTFSSGKTPNVDAESKQLANEMAEGMMKVKPGGTLDCAKAVENSHYSLDQMLETGRRNVKSGQVKQADYDKMAPLLTKARGRISESECRSSSGKTKDFYTCMSSGYNLALACMKEHGYQ, from the coding sequence ATGCTGCAACGAACCCTGCTGGCCTTTGCCATGGTGGCTCTCGCCGCAACGGCTTCCGCTGCCGTCTACAAATGGGTCGACGAGAATGGCGTCACCCAGTACAGCAGCGAGCCGCCGCCGAACAAGAAAGCCAAGGAGCTCAAGGTGCAGGGGGGCAATACCTTCAGCTCGGGAAAGACTCCTAATGTGGATGCTGAATCGAAGCAGCTTGCCAACGAGATGGCCGAGGGCATGATGAAGGTGAAGCCAGGCGGCACGCTCGATTGCGCCAAGGCGGTGGAGAACAGCCACTACAGCCTGGACCAGATGCTGGAGACCGGCCGGCGCAATGTGAAGAGTGGTCAGGTCAAGCAGGCGGATTACGACAAGATGGCGCCGCTGCTGACCAAGGCGCGTGGGCGGATTTCCGAGTCGGAGTGCCGGTCGAGTTCCGGCAAGACCAAGGACTTCTATACCTGCATGTCGAGTGGCTATAACCTTGCCCTCGCCTGCATGAAGGAACATGGCTACCAGTAG
- a CDS encoding ankyrin repeat domain-containing protein — protein sequence MRLAPTMWLAGLLLVQQAVACTAVADPWLTLAVAIREGRGEALSCLLNQTGINAHDPSDIWESAPLHQAARYDRPALIEQLLAAGADIDLENAVGETALLVAIKRGASDSAATLLLAGARFTTVDEEGRTPLFWAVAGDDVAIASLLLKLGADPDQIYTSGEQPARIRDYAAKRAVPKMMQLFESNRR from the coding sequence ATGCGCCTGGCGCCGACCATGTGGCTGGCTGGCCTGCTGCTGGTACAGCAGGCCGTGGCATGCACTGCGGTGGCCGACCCCTGGCTGACGCTGGCGGTCGCGATCCGTGAAGGCCGGGGTGAGGCACTGTCCTGCCTGCTGAACCAGACCGGCATCAATGCCCATGATCCGAGCGATATCTGGGAAAGCGCACCGCTGCATCAGGCCGCTCGCTATGACCGCCCAGCGCTGATCGAGCAGCTGCTGGCGGCGGGTGCCGATATCGATCTGGAGAATGCCGTCGGCGAGACTGCCTTGCTGGTCGCCATCAAGCGCGGTGCCAGCGATAGCGCTGCCACCTTGTTGCTGGCGGGCGCACGGTTCACCACGGTGGACGAGGAAGGGCGCACGCCACTGTTCTGGGCGGTGGCCGGAGACGATGTGGCCATCGCCAGCCTGCTGCTCAAGCTCGGCGCCGACCCCGACCAGATCTACACCAGCGGTGAGCAACCCGCGCGTATCCGAGACTATGCTGCAAAACGCGCTGTTCCCAAGATGATGCAACTGTTCGAATCAAACCGGAGATAA
- a CDS encoding Rossmann-like and DUF2520 domain-containing protein, which translates to MDSLNVIGAGKLGRTLARAWHQAGTLAIGGVLCRTPAHAADAVAFIGAGSAAATLASLPVARWWLIATPDDAIAEAAIQLAASGLIRQGDVVFHASGALDAMVLHALAMAGASTGSLHPALSFAEPSRALLQLPGTPCAIEGAAAAELEALAAALGGQPFRLAPGGKACYHAATVLASNYLVALTALAAEAATAAGLGESQALAMLAPLMRQTLDNALTLGPSGALTGPIARGDVDTVARHLAALPPMLQPAYRVLGHATVALAAERLQADVAARLDTLLAGTASPR; encoded by the coding sequence ATGGACAGCTTGAACGTGATCGGGGCCGGCAAGTTGGGCCGCACTTTGGCTCGCGCCTGGCATCAGGCGGGAACGTTGGCGATCGGTGGCGTGCTGTGCCGGACGCCGGCGCACGCCGCAGACGCCGTCGCTTTCATCGGCGCCGGCTCCGCCGCCGCGACGCTCGCATCGCTGCCAGTGGCACGCTGGTGGCTGATCGCCACGCCGGACGATGCCATTGCCGAAGCCGCGATCCAGCTAGCTGCGAGTGGCTTGATCCGGCAAGGTGACGTGGTGTTCCACGCCAGTGGCGCGCTCGATGCGATGGTCCTGCACGCCCTTGCCATGGCAGGCGCGTCGACCGGCAGCCTGCACCCGGCGCTGAGCTTCGCCGAGCCCAGCCGCGCATTGCTGCAGTTGCCGGGTACGCCATGTGCGATCGAAGGCGCGGCGGCGGCTGAACTGGAAGCGTTGGCTGCCGCGCTCGGCGGTCAGCCGTTCCGTCTGGCACCCGGTGGCAAGGCCTGCTACCACGCCGCCACGGTGCTGGCGTCCAACTACTTGGTCGCCCTCACGGCGCTGGCCGCCGAGGCCGCGACGGCGGCGGGTCTGGGTGAGTCGCAAGCACTTGCAATGCTCGCCCCGTTGATGCGACAGACGTTGGATAACGCGCTGACGCTAGGCCCGTCCGGTGCCTTGACGGGGCCCATTGCTCGTGGCGATGTCGACACTGTGGCCCGCCATCTCGCTGCCCTGCCGCCCATGCTACAGCCTGCTTACCGTGTGCTTGGCCACGCCACGGTGGCACTGGCGGCAGAACGGCTGCAGGCTGACGTCGCGGCCCGGCTTGATACGCTGCTTGCGGGTACCGCCTCGCCAAGGTGA
- a CDS encoding GGDEF domain-containing protein produces the protein MEIVLDLELTIAGVWAAIGLMACGSLALLALGHRERGLAMLASGAVVGFGGSIVYFFDAPPAAFAALVLADALLLIGGRAYLGQATQYLTTLPWPLLSIAVYSYSFLQQKTASVQGLCFALSILPLALMHVSSLMPRVVEERWAPPRQLFAVAHVVHAAYWIAVAMAWLVGSPGQWAQLPFAYLPPLAMLLVSAMAWPQLVSQRLRSRISRLARFDALTGALNRRGLEEAALRELRRVRKHQGQLGLLLIDMDRFRTLNGRYGHGAGDVALRACADAVREHVGRSAYLGRVGGEEFCIVAPGADEAELDTLLAKVRLAVADLEVEYDDLLIRFSASASLARFGQDGTDFDTLYRVAAKRISHEKKGPIAFADTAPQSVVAA, from the coding sequence ATGGAGATTGTGCTCGATCTTGAGCTCACGATCGCCGGTGTGTGGGCCGCGATCGGGCTGATGGCCTGTGGCAGCTTGGCGCTGCTGGCGCTCGGTCACCGCGAGCGCGGCTTGGCCATGCTGGCAAGTGGCGCCGTTGTTGGGTTCGGTGGCAGCATTGTCTATTTCTTCGATGCGCCGCCTGCCGCGTTTGCGGCGTTGGTGCTGGCCGATGCGCTGCTGTTGATCGGTGGCCGTGCCTATCTCGGCCAAGCCACGCAATACCTTACAACGCTGCCTTGGCCTCTGTTATCGATTGCTGTTTATTCTTACAGCTTTCTTCAACAAAAGACAGCCTCGGTCCAGGGTCTGTGCTTCGCCTTGTCCATCCTGCCGCTGGCACTGATGCATGTCAGCTCGCTGATGCCGCGGGTGGTCGAGGAGCGCTGGGCTCCTCCACGCCAGCTGTTTGCGGTGGCCCATGTGGTGCATGCGGCCTATTGGATCGCGGTGGCCATGGCCTGGCTGGTCGGTTCGCCGGGACAGTGGGCGCAGCTGCCGTTTGCCTACCTGCCGCCGCTGGCGATGTTGCTGGTGTCTGCCATGGCCTGGCCGCAGTTGGTCAGCCAGCGGCTGCGCTCGCGGATTTCGCGGCTGGCACGCTTCGACGCGCTCACCGGCGCGCTGAATCGGCGCGGCCTGGAAGAAGCTGCGCTGCGTGAGCTGCGTCGCGTGCGCAAGCACCAGGGCCAGCTCGGCCTGTTGCTGATCGATATGGATCGCTTTCGTACCTTGAATGGTCGCTATGGTCATGGCGCCGGCGATGTGGCGCTGCGCGCCTGTGCCGATGCGGTGCGCGAACACGTTGGACGCAGTGCCTACCTCGGCCGTGTTGGCGGCGAGGAATTCTGTATCGTGGCGCCCGGCGCTGACGAGGCGGAACTGGATACACTGCTTGCCAAGGTCCGGCTGGCGGTGGCGGATCTGGAAGTGGAGTACGACGATCTGTTGATCCGTTTCTCCGCCAGCGCCAGCCTTGCACGCTTCGGCCAGGACGGCACCGACTTCGACACGCTCTACCGGGTGGCTGCCAAGCGGATCTCGCATGAGAAAAAAGGCCCGATCGCCTTTGCCGACACCGCGCCGCAAAGCGTTGTGGCTGCCTGA
- a CDS encoding carbohydrate kinase family protein, whose translation MATLICGSLAYDTIMVFPDRFKHHILPEQIHMLSISFLVPEMRREFGGCAGNIAYTLKLLGDDPLIMATAGSDFAPYAARLDELGIRRDGIRELAEQFTGQCFVTTDLDDNQINAFHPGAMGFSHFNRVNELAVPVELAIVSPDGKQGMQEHCTQLHQAGIPFIFDPGQGLPMFSGEELLTMIGQANYLSFNDYEAEMVMQKTGLTLQTLAQQVKALIVTLGAEGAHIYADGVRHDIPAVPATAVVDPTGCGDAFRAGLLYGLRRGWDWPTTGRLASLLGSIKIAERGAQNHTFNRHELATQYAAAFGSALPG comes from the coding sequence ATGGCCACGCTGATCTGCGGCTCGCTCGCCTACGACACCATCATGGTGTTCCCCGACCGCTTCAAGCACCACATCCTGCCCGAGCAGATCCACATGCTGTCGATCTCGTTCCTGGTTCCCGAGATGCGGCGGGAATTCGGCGGATGCGCGGGCAATATCGCCTACACGCTGAAGCTGTTGGGCGACGATCCATTGATCATGGCCACCGCCGGCAGCGACTTTGCGCCCTACGCCGCACGGCTCGACGAGCTGGGTATTCGCCGCGACGGCATCCGCGAGCTGGCCGAGCAGTTCACCGGGCAGTGCTTTGTCACCACTGATCTGGACGACAATCAGATCAACGCCTTCCACCCCGGCGCGATGGGCTTTTCGCATTTCAACCGGGTGAACGAACTCGCGGTACCGGTCGAGCTCGCCATCGTCTCGCCCGACGGCAAGCAGGGCATGCAGGAACACTGTACGCAGCTGCACCAAGCGGGCATTCCCTTCATCTTCGATCCAGGCCAGGGCCTGCCGATGTTCAGCGGCGAGGAACTGCTGACCATGATCGGCCAGGCCAACTACCTATCGTTCAACGACTACGAAGCCGAAATGGTGATGCAGAAAACCGGGCTCACTCTGCAAACGCTGGCGCAGCAGGTGAAGGCGCTGATCGTGACGCTCGGCGCCGAAGGTGCGCACATCTACGCCGACGGCGTGCGCCACGACATCCCTGCAGTACCGGCCACCGCGGTGGTCGATCCCACCGGCTGCGGCGATGCCTTCCGCGCCGGCCTGCTCTATGGCCTGCGCCGCGGCTGGGACTGGCCGACCACCGGCCGGCTGGCGTCCTTGCTCGGCTCGATCAAGATCGCCGAACGCGGCGCGCAGAACCACACGTTCAACCGGCACGAACTCGCAACGCAATATGCCGCAGCCTTCGGCAGCGCGCTGCCCGGCTGA
- a CDS encoding sensor domain-containing diguanylate cyclase, whose translation MPDPAPAPSDPLAELLSLRTVLDEIGAYIYAKDLQGRYTYVNRRVLQLFGLSLDEVVGQDDSVFFDLAVSDQLRQNDHYVLETGETVVREEVNFIRTSGEKRIYWTVKKPVRDKAGHIIGMCGVSTDITEQKATAERLQQQQTLLETVLNNVDALIYMKDDQRRFVYANQKVAEVFGRDQAEIAGLRDIELVSPAIADQFWQLDQHVFATGQSQAGEECVASPDGKLRHYWSHKVPFDLAGPTRTLIGFSSDITELYELKEQLRLQSITDALTGLANRGHFFELAMQACSAAQRHQRPLTLMMLDLDHFKDINDRHGHPAGDAVLRAIGRLLQDAVRREDFVGRVGGEEFAVLLPDTGIAEAQALAGRILTTLREQHLVANDPHLVVTASIGIAERQRGDLGFDALYSRADHALYDAKHQGRDRIGVNTPD comes from the coding sequence ATGCCTGACCCCGCCCCTGCGCCTTCCGATCCACTGGCCGAGCTCTTGAGCCTACGAACGGTGCTCGACGAAATCGGCGCCTACATCTACGCCAAGGATCTGCAGGGGCGCTACACCTACGTCAACCGCCGCGTGCTGCAGCTGTTCGGCCTCTCGCTCGATGAAGTGGTGGGCCAGGACGACAGCGTGTTCTTCGACCTCGCCGTGTCCGACCAATTACGCCAGAACGATCACTACGTGCTGGAAACCGGCGAGACCGTGGTGCGCGAGGAAGTGAACTTCATCCGGACCAGCGGCGAGAAGCGCATCTACTGGACGGTGAAGAAGCCGGTACGCGATAAGGCCGGACACATCATCGGCATGTGCGGCGTCTCCACCGACATCACCGAGCAGAAAGCCACCGCGGAGCGCCTGCAACAGCAGCAGACGCTGCTGGAAACCGTGCTCAACAATGTCGACGCGCTGATCTACATGAAGGACGACCAGCGCCGCTTCGTCTATGCCAACCAGAAGGTCGCCGAAGTGTTCGGCCGCGACCAGGCCGAGATCGCCGGTTTGCGCGACATCGAACTGGTGTCGCCCGCCATTGCCGACCAGTTCTGGCAATTGGACCAGCACGTGTTCGCCACCGGCCAGAGCCAGGCCGGCGAGGAATGCGTGGCCAGCCCCGACGGCAAGCTGCGACACTACTGGTCGCACAAGGTGCCATTCGATCTTGCCGGGCCGACACGGACGCTGATCGGCTTCTCGTCCGACATCACCGAGCTCTACGAACTGAAGGAGCAGCTGCGGCTGCAATCCATCACCGATGCACTTACCGGCCTTGCCAACCGCGGCCACTTCTTCGAGCTGGCGATGCAGGCCTGCTCTGCAGCGCAACGGCACCAGCGGCCGTTGACGCTGATGATGCTCGATCTGGATCACTTCAAGGACATCAACGACCGCCATGGCCATCCAGCCGGTGATGCCGTGCTGCGAGCGATCGGCCGCCTGCTGCAGGACGCCGTACGGCGCGAGGATTTCGTCGGCCGGGTCGGCGGCGAGGAATTCGCCGTGCTGCTGCCCGATACCGGCATTGCCGAGGCGCAGGCCCTGGCCGGGCGCATCCTCACCACCTTGCGCGAGCAACATCTCGTGGCCAACGATCCGCACCTCGTCGTGACTGCGAGCATTGGCATTGCCGAACGCCAGCGCGGCGACCTGGGCTTCGATGCGCTGTATTCGCGCGCCGACCACGCGCTGTACGACGCCAAGCACCAAGGCCGCGACCGCATTGGCGTGAACACGCCCGATTGA
- a CDS encoding GyrI-like domain-containing protein — MEPTLVQHPGALLHGLMVHTTLHDGRNVIDIPTAWQKAMHEHLFERIPYRQAGEHACFGAVTAFQHDTMALDYLIGVEVTAGNAPPDGLAAVALPAGEYAVFLSAPAADQQAFGAAISACWDYALSNWLPRSGRSQRHAPCFERYDERSDEDRPDRQCELWIPLDPR, encoded by the coding sequence ATGGAACCCACGCTTGTCCAGCATCCCGGCGCACTGCTGCATGGTCTGATGGTCCACACCACGCTGCACGACGGCCGCAATGTCATCGATATCCCGACCGCCTGGCAAAAGGCGATGCACGAGCACCTGTTCGAGCGCATTCCGTACCGGCAGGCTGGCGAACATGCCTGCTTCGGCGCAGTCACCGCTTTCCAGCACGACACAATGGCGCTCGACTATCTGATCGGTGTCGAAGTCACCGCCGGCAATGCGCCACCGGACGGACTGGCTGCCGTCGCGCTACCCGCTGGCGAATATGCGGTGTTCCTCAGTGCGCCGGCCGCGGATCAGCAGGCATTTGGTGCCGCAATCAGCGCATGCTGGGATTACGCGCTGAGCAATTGGCTGCCGCGAAGCGGGCGCAGCCAGCGCCACGCCCCATGCTTCGAGCGCTACGACGAGCGCTCGGATGAAGACCGACCGGATCGGCAATGCGAGCTCTGGATTCCGCTCGACCCGCGCTAG